In Elaeis guineensis isolate ETL-2024a chromosome 1, EG11, whole genome shotgun sequence, a genomic segment contains:
- the LOC105039936 gene encoding probable cytochrome c oxidase subunit 5C-1, whose product MAAHKIAHATLKGPSVVKEICIGITLGILAGSVWKMHHWNEQRKTRAFYDMLERGEISVVAAEE is encoded by the coding sequence ATGGCTGCCCACAAGATCGCGCATGCCACTTTGAAGGGACCGAGTGTGGTCAAGGAGATCTGCATCGGGATCACCCTGGGCATTCTCGCTGGTAGCGTGTGGAAGATGCATCACTGGAACGAGCAGAGGAAGACCAGAGCCttctatgatatgcttgagagggGCGAGATCAGTGTTGTTGCTGCTGAAGAATAA
- the LOC105039937 gene encoding ubiquitin-conjugating enzyme E2 32, whose product MIQNSHSRSCHVLVPQIERPKLANLVGHVSSSHLPSDLGNPSVAPLRSVFVPKFPHLSFSSPKLAEFLLFFTCLVEYSGGIYRAPAGRAIERERMAAEDKYNRKNPAVKRILQEVKEMQSNPSDDFMSLPLEENIFEWQFAILGPRDSEFEGGIYHGRIQLPADYPFNPPSFMMLTPNGRFETQTKICLSISNHHPEHWQPSWSVRTALVALIAFMPTNPDGALGSLDYKKEERRALAIKSREAPPKFGAPERQKLIDEIHQYMLSKAPPVPQIPSTATTGEAPNDAASEEGQMEASDSNTLVPAEQHPHPELEQRIVEDVREVRVNAAAGGIRLSFSAGVRLSRRVPAAAIDEQAQGNEARVQKPPMDDRLFTWAAIGLTVAIVILLVKKFLKSHGVAAGYLDIP is encoded by the exons ATGATTCAAAATTCTCATTCCAGATCCTGCCACGTGCTTGTGCCTCAAATAGAACGCCCAAAGCTCGCGAATTTAGTTGGACATGTGTCGTCTTCTCATCTGCCGTCGGATCTCGGGAATCCTTCCGTTGCTCCTCTTCGTTCGGTCTTCGTTCCCAAATTCCCACATCTCTCCTTCTCGTCTCCAAAACTTGCCGAGTTTTTGTTATTTTTCACCTGTCTCGTGGAATATTCCGGCGGCATCTACCGTGCGCCGGCGGGCAGGGCCATAGAACGTGAGCGGATGGCGGCGGAAGACAAGTACAACCGGAAGAACCCGGCGGTCAAGCGGATCCTCCAGGAGGTGAAGGAAATGCAATCCAACCCTTCCGACGATTTCATGAGCCTCCCCCTCGAG GAGAATATATTTGAGTGGCAATTTGCCATCCTTGGTCCTCGTGATTCTGAGTTTGAAGGTGGAATCTATCATGGGAGAATCCAGCTGCCTGCAGACTATCCATTTAACCCTCCTTCCTTTATGATGTTAACT CCAAATGGTCGATTTGAAACCCAGACAAAGATATGCCTAAGCATCTCAAATCATCACCCCGAGCACTGGCAACCATCATGGAGTG TACGTACGGCCCTAGTGGCCTTGATTGCTTTCATGCCGACAAACCCCGATGGAGCATTAGGCTCGCTAGATTACAAGAAGGAAGAAAGACGAGCACTTGCTATCAAGTCACGTGAAGCTCCTCCCAAATTCGGAGCTCCAGAACGACAGAAACTAATAGATGAG ATTCATCAATACATGCTTAGCAAGGCCCCCCCTGTTCCTCAGATCCCATCAACAGCAACTACTGGTGAAGCACCAAATGATGCAGCAAGTGAAGAAGGGCAGATGGAAGCTTCTGATTCCAATACTTTGGTGCCAGCTGAGCAGCATCCACACCCAGAACTGGAGCAGAGGATTGTGGAAGATGTGCGAGAGGTTCGTGTGAATGCTGCTGCTGGTGGGATAAGACTCAGCTTCAGTGCTGGAGTCAGGTTATCAAGAAGGGTGCCAGCAGCAGCAATAGATGAACAGGCCCAGGGGAATGAAGCAAGGGTTCAGAAGCCGCCAATGGATGATCGCTTGTTTACTTGGGCAGCCATTGGATTGACGGTAGCTATAGTTATTCTATTAGTAAAGAAGTTTCTGAAGTCCCATGGCGTCGCTGCTGGTTACCTGGATATACCGTAG
- the LOC105039938 gene encoding LOW QUALITY PROTEIN: uncharacterized protein (The sequence of the model RefSeq protein was modified relative to this genomic sequence to represent the inferred CDS: inserted 1 base in 1 codon): MDGSPPTEHILKFQESKMDNSVSKKRKAVQKTAITFRIEADAGKQKSECPPSDFWSWRKYGQKPIKGSPYPRGYYRCSTSKGCSAKKQVERSKTDSSVLIITYTSDHNHPGPHLPSISPNEPFLQSQSINQDCSTPKSPSQPHPTNEESLNKEKFPIPSPPKCSQEISSTLQNPPXEVEGHYHQLNILFDEGDPLSHPHPNSMTFSSTVPNTNEENDFFNELEELPIPSSITSFVRESFLDERILFLPSETIFS; the protein is encoded by the exons ATGGATGGCTCCCCACCTACAGAACATATTCTGAAGTTTCAGGAGTCCAAGATGGACAATTCTGTCTCCAAGAAAAG GAAGGCGGTTCAGAAGACTGCTATCACATTCAGAATTGAAGCAGATGCTGGGAAACAGAAGAGTGAGTGTCCACCTTCAGATTTTTGGTCTTGGAGGAAATATGGACAGAAACCCATCAAAGGATCCCCCTATCCTAG GGGCTATTACAGGTGCAGCACCTCCAAAGGTTGTTCAGCCAAGAAGCAAGTGGAGAGAAGCAAAACAGATTCATCAGTTCTCATCATCACCTACACCTCAGATCACAATCATCCAGGTCCTCATCTTCCCTCAATCAGTCCAAATGAACCGTTCCTCCAGAGCCAGTCCATTAACCAAGACTGCTCCACACCTAAGAGCCCAAGCCAACCCCACCCCACAAACGAAGAAAGCCTCAACAAGGAGAAATTCCCCATCCCATCTCCACCCAAATGCTCCCAAGAGATTAGTAGCACCCTACAAAATCCAC CAGAAGTAGAAGGCCATTATCATCAATTAAATATCCTCTTTGATGAAGGGGACCCCCTCTCTCACCCTCACCCCAACTCGATGACCTTCTCATCAACAGTACCAAACACTAATGAGGAAAATGACTTCTTCAATGAGCTAGAGGAGCTGCCCATCCCTTCATCAATCACAAGCTTTGTCAGAGAAAGCTTCCTTGATGAAAGGATCCTTTTCCTTCCTTCTGAAACTATATTCTCTTAA
- the LOC105039939 gene encoding LOW QUALITY PROTEIN: uncharacterized protein (The sequence of the model RefSeq protein was modified relative to this genomic sequence to represent the inferred CDS: inserted 1 base in 1 codon) has protein sequence MEGFGGSGFNYMSAVMKKRRSATSRRPRPEVHLIMENHDMLCPLNNSRKNSPDEKGGSDAGFGRKEFYGNNPLPRSSSVNNIKDKTSSKKIKRDDKASSDFDGCCGSGCSEGENGCDLKRCSENALASGKKSSDKTKESFEMQSKSPDGCMGRSGDGHNMHQSEGAQSLSAENKLRKVKLKVGGVACTMHARSNLEAGNGVPSAKPPCSSNVFRHCQKLSPQDFSNGHSQEKGNVFQGDAWRDSSGLSFSCGAKDDSLGKSISGKQTDKLHSISASEPLCKSKRVPKRHVLDGAFDDGEEDAEICYLEKLKVXKASADQIAEFEDASEDGVKKRKISKISKNRNTPYEVDEDYVISQSNKENMKMPRSGRESDSIDYVEEEEPGSAGGPEAKRRKEKTSVDSTADVRNEPLTTRQRALQSGKCGNGESVIEFPSGLPPAPSRKQKEKLSEIEIQAKKAEAAQRRKMQVEKAARESEAEAIRKILGLDSDKRKEEKRQKEREEKAAKSPELASSNIRWIMGPTGTVVTFPDDMGLPCIFSFKPCSYPPPREKCAGPSCTNEYKYRDSKSRLPLCSLQCYRAVQENAGPLTTC, from the exons ATGGAAGGCTTTGGAGGCTCTGGATTCAACTATATGAGTGCTGTAATGAAGAAGCGGAGGAGTGCTACTTCAAGGCGGCCTCGGCCTGAGGTACATCTGATTATGGAGAATCACGATATGTTGTGTCCTTTAAACAATTCAAGAAAGAATTCTCCTGATGAGAAAGGAGGAAGTGATGCTGGATTTGGAAGGAAAGAGTTTTATGGAAACAACCCTCTTCCAAGAAGCTCATCTGTTAACAACATTAAAGATAAAACATCTTCAAAGAAGATTAAGAGGGATGACAAGGCATCCAGTGATTTTGATGGTTGCTGTGGAAGTGGTTGTTCGGAAGGTGAGAATGGATGTGATTTGAAGCGCTGTAGCGAAAATGCACTCGCTTCAGGTAAGAAGAGCTCAGACAAAACTAAAGAGAGCTTTGAAATGCAGTCAAAATCCCCAGATGGCTGCATGGGCAGGAGTGGTGATGGTCATAATATGCATCAGTCTGAGGGAGCCCAAAGTCTATCCGCTGAGAACAAGCTGAGAAAGGTGAAACTCAAAGTTGGTGGAGTCGCATGCACAATGCATGCAAGATCTAATTTAGAGGCTGGTAATGGTGTCCCTTCTGCAAAGCCTCCATGTTCTTCCAATGTCTTTCGGCATTGTCAAAAGCTTAGCCCTCAG GATTTCTCTAATGGTCATTCACAAGAAAAGGGGAATGTCTTTCAAGGAGATGCATGGAGGGATTCCAGTGGATTGAGCTTTTCTTGTGGGGCAAAGGATGATTCTCTTGGAAAAAGCATATCTGGAAAGCAAACTGACAAGCTTCACAGCATATCTGCTTCTGAACCGCTTTGTAAAAGCAAGAGGGTGCCCAAGAGGCATGTTCTGGATGGTGCATTTGATGATGGCGAGGAAGATGCTGAGATCTGCTACCTTGAGAAGCTTAAAG TCAAGGCTTCTGCAGATCAAATTGCAGAGTTTGAAGATGCCAGCGAGGATGGTGTCAAGAAGCGGAAAATCTCCAAAATTTCAAAAAACAGGAATACTCCATATGAGGTGGATGAGGACTATGTTATATCACAGTCAAACAAGGAGAACATGAAAATGCCAAGATCAGGAAGGGAATCTGATAGCATAGATTATGTTGAAGAGGAAGAACCTGGTTCTGCTGGTGGTCCTGAGGCcaagagaaggaaagagaagacATCTGTAGACTCAACAGCTGATGTCAGAAATGAGCCTCTTACGACACGCCAACGTGCACTTCAATCAGGGAAATGTGGCAATGGTGAGAGTGTGATTGAGTTCCCAAGTGGGTTGCCTCCTGCTCCTTCAAGAA AGCAAAAGGAGAAGCTTTCAGAAATAGAAATACAAGCAAAGAAAGCAGAAGCTGCTCAGAGACGTAAAATGCAAGTAGAGAAGGCAGCTCGAGAATCTGAG GCTGAGGCAATCAGAAAAATACTGGGCCTGGATTCTGACAAGAGGAAGGAAGAAAAGAGGCAGAAAGAGCGAGAAGAAAAGGCTGCTAAATCACCGGAATTAGCATCAAGCAATATCAGATGGATCATGGGACCAACTGGCACGGTTGTTACATTCCCTGACGATATGGGCCTACCATGTATATTCAGCTTTAAGCCATGCAG TTACCCACCTCCACGAGAGAAATGTGCTGGCCCATCATGCACAAATGAATACAAATACCGGGATTCCAAGTCTAGACTTCCATTGTGCAGTCTGCAGTGTTATAGAGCAGTTCAAGAAAATGCTGGACCACTAACGACATGTTGA
- the LOC105040053 gene encoding agamous-like MADS-box protein AGL80, with product MSRSSMKLELIADDAARKTSLKKRKKGLLKKVQELSILCDVDACAIIYEPDDRHPELWPSSEEATRMLVRLRSMPEMEQKQKMMNQEEFLYQKMRKLVDQLHKQEFENKELEKKLKMYEALRTGDFSELDMEQAMNLSMMIEQMLKKIYEKMDAIKKHQAAMARVDGVVQEGGNAAGLNTPRENTPTEKDNEILQRQKQMLDMMIPRSSKTYQPSAGPTNPWPANSLFPFN from the coding sequence ATGTCGAGGAGCAGCATGAAGCTTGAGTTGATTGCCGATGATGCTGCTCGGAAGACATCcctgaagaagagaaagaagggctTGTTGAAGAAGGTGCAGGAACTCAGCATCCTATGCGATGTCGATGCATGTGCGATAATTTACGAGCCAGATGATCGCCACCCAGAGTTATGGCCCTCATCCGAAGAGGCTACCCGGATGCTCGTGCGGCTCCGAAGCATGCCAGAAATGGAACAGAAGCAGAAGATGATGAACCAAGAGGAGTTCCTCTACCAGAAGATGAGGAAATTGGTAGACCAACTTCATAAGCAGGAGTTCGAGAATAAGGAGCTGGAGAAGAAGCTAAAGATGTATGAGGCACTGAGGACGGGGGACTTCAGTGAATTGGACATGGAGCAAGCCATGAACCTGTCGATGATGATCGAGCAGATGTTGAAGAAAATCTATGAGAAGATGGACGCGATCAAGAAGCATCAAGCAGCAATGGCACGGGTTGACGGAGTAGTGCAAGAGGGTGGGAATGCGGCTGGACTGAACACTCCGAGGGAGAACACCCCAACGGAGAAGGATAACGAGATACTCCAGAGGCAGAAGCAGATGCTGGATATGATGATCCCGAGGTCAAGTAAAACCTATCAGCCTTCTGCGGGTCCGACCAACCCATGGCCGGCTAATTCCTTGTTCCCCTTCAATTGA